The Petrocella atlantisensis genome has a window encoding:
- a CDS encoding Gfo/Idh/MocA family protein, translated as MLKLGIIGYGGIAAYHYKNLKKYKRLKVKGIYDLNPLRLEVGKKDGLITYASKEALLADPEIDIVLVATTNEVHKELSIEAMAAGKHVICEKPVTMSSKELEAVMEAAKKYNKVFTINQNRRTNKDFVLMKRSVEAGLLGDVYVIESRVEGSRGMPKGWRTIKALGGGMMFDWGVHLIDQLMYMMDEPVVNVFCKMYNIEYPEVDDNFRLTMTFESGLTAQVEVSTNNYITHPRWYVLGTHGTLRIEDWDCDGKIVRCLDKESVWEDEIVYTKAGPTKTMAPRRPETIETIILSEPMDVEDSITKVYDNLIDAIEGIKPLTITAEQAMRVMRVMEAAFESVEKQQAIQVKI; from the coding sequence ATGTTAAAGCTTGGTATAATCGGATATGGCGGTATAGCGGCCTATCATTATAAAAATCTAAAAAAGTATAAAAGACTAAAAGTAAAAGGTATATATGATCTTAACCCACTTAGACTTGAAGTTGGTAAGAAGGATGGCCTCATAACTTATGCTTCTAAAGAAGCTTTGTTAGCGGATCCGGAGATTGATATTGTTTTGGTAGCGACAACCAACGAAGTTCATAAAGAATTATCTATTGAAGCTATGGCAGCAGGGAAACATGTGATTTGTGAAAAACCGGTTACCATGTCTTCAAAAGAGCTGGAAGCGGTTATGGAAGCGGCTAAGAAATACAATAAGGTATTTACCATCAATCAAAACCGACGGACCAATAAAGACTTTGTTCTCATGAAACGCTCAGTTGAAGCAGGTCTCCTTGGAGATGTATATGTAATTGAATCCAGGGTGGAAGGTTCAAGAGGCATGCCTAAAGGATGGCGCACGATAAAAGCGCTTGGTGGTGGTATGATGTTTGACTGGGGGGTTCATTTGATTGATCAATTGATGTATATGATGGATGAGCCTGTTGTAAATGTCTTCTGTAAGATGTATAACATCGAGTACCCTGAAGTAGATGACAACTTTAGGTTGACCATGACCTTTGAAAGTGGCTTAACCGCCCAAGTGGAGGTCTCTACCAATAATTATATCACCCATCCTAGGTGGTATGTTCTTGGAACTCACGGTACACTGAGGATTGAGGATTGGGATTGTGACGGTAAAATAGTAAGGTGTTTGGACAAGGAAAGTGTATGGGAAGATGAGATTGTCTATACCAAAGCAGGACCAACCAAAACCATGGCGCCTAGACGTCCGGAAACGATTGAGACAATCATCTTGTCTGAACCGATGGATGTGGAAGACAGCATTACCAAAGTCTATGACAATCTTATAGATGCTATTGAAGGTATTAAACCCTTAACCATCACAGCAGAACAAGCCATGAGGGTAATGAGGGTGATGGAAGCTGCTTTTGAGTCTGTTGAAAAGCAACAAGCGATACAAGTTAAGATCTAA
- a CDS encoding helix-turn-helix transcriptional regulator has protein sequence MKEKMMEGYLENEKFIEDGISYPFRTHTQAIEGRKLIVGSHYHDHIEILFCLSGRINIFLDGQGYVFGVGDMVVINSMEVHNIFAASEGVNKYIVIRFDPELLYTTTQSVFESRYVLPFTMKTSIHQKLFTYEETADTPIPDLIKKILLEDQKKAYGFELAIRTYIGEVFLWILRSWQEKGLDLNLTQALDKTNIERLQKVFDYVDEHFDQEISIQDMAKLCAVSYSYFSRFFKSAMNRNFSAYVNFIRISKAESLLTTSELSVTDIALNVGFSTTSYFIEQFKLYKNMTPKRFRNNFQTLEQI, from the coding sequence ATGAAGGAGAAAATGATGGAAGGCTACTTAGAAAATGAAAAATTCATTGAAGATGGTATATCCTACCCATTTAGAACCCATACTCAAGCCATCGAAGGTCGTAAACTGATTGTCGGTTCACATTACCATGACCATATTGAGATACTCTTTTGTTTGTCCGGTCGTATCAATATCTTTCTGGATGGTCAAGGTTATGTCTTTGGCGTAGGTGATATGGTGGTGATCAATTCCATGGAAGTTCATAATATTTTTGCTGCTTCAGAAGGTGTTAATAAATACATTGTCATTCGGTTTGATCCTGAGCTACTTTATACCACCACTCAGTCTGTATTCGAGTCTAGATACGTTCTACCCTTTACCATGAAGACCTCTATTCACCAAAAATTATTTACCTATGAAGAAACAGCCGATACGCCCATACCGGATTTAATCAAAAAAATTCTTTTAGAGGATCAAAAAAAAGCTTATGGGTTTGAATTGGCAATTCGCACTTATATTGGCGAAGTATTTCTTTGGATTCTAAGGAGTTGGCAGGAAAAGGGACTTGATCTAAACCTAACCCAAGCCCTTGACAAAACCAATATAGAACGCCTACAGAAAGTCTTTGACTATGTGGACGAACATTTTGACCAAGAAATCTCCATTCAAGATATGGCAAAATTGTGTGCTGTAAGTTACAGCTATTTTTCCAGGTTTTTCAAATCCGCCATGAATCGAAATTTTAGTGCTTATGTCAATTTTATCCGGATTTCAAAGGCCGAGAGCCTACTAACCACCTCAGAACTAAGTGTCACCGACATCGCTCTAAACGTTGGCTTCTCTACCACCAGTTATTTCATAGAACAGTTCAAGCTCTATAAGAATATGACACCTAAGCGATTTAGAAATAACTTCCAAACCCTCGAACAAATATAG
- a CDS encoding EAL domain-containing protein — MKKVMLVFASLFLVCMASSYTIASEQSQSRNILIINAYHFTYEWTFEQNQGLIEILKDQYPNTIIYTEFLDWKRFPNASLLDESRQFLENKYKDIPIDLILTTDDMGLTFALDHRRELFHDAPIVFSGIIRSSANDILGDSKNVTGVYEEMDPIGALRLIARLQPEVRKIHLIHDLSESGRRTADAFYDALNYFDSDSYEINDLSHLSFDELLLEVSTFEKDSAIMMISYNGSIDGLIETPEYFGRLIASTSSVPVYSIDAFLLGTGITGGTFLSGRLQGQELGKLAIQILKGQHADDLAHIKEATVYTAVDEDQLRRFDLDKDVLPEDVVILNEQSSFFETYSELVLTIEIILTIMTLFIFFLIVGIRKYRLSEKKILNQKNDLQILNEQLSSSEEELKAQNNALLSYQLNLEHEAYHDPMTSLPNRNFLNQHFSQMVLSSNNQTQKTALVFVDLDNFKYINNTYGHPFGDRVLKVIAVRLKDFKESTFTIRLNGDEFILLIPVTLDDTEAYLFQVMNNLKNLFIRPVHIDDQNIRLTASIGYSLYPDDGQDLDELLIQADMAMYHAKKTGKSTYRHYEPQMSDKMENDYILVSHLRKAYENKELSLNFQPQIDSNTHKIVGFEALLRWHSPELGTVSPLKIIPLAESSGLILPIGQCILEQAIRFTLDMLDHMEEPFLVSVNISVIQLLEASFVDDLIETLASFELEPSYLQLEITESILIESYDIILGKLKKLRAHGISLSLDDFGTGYSSLSYLQQLPLTELKIDKKFIDEITQPNTDYVLINSIIMLAQALNLNVVAEGVEKEFQAEYLEAKGCHVIQGYYYGKPMTEKEIILYCQDFSLDKVITPTE; from the coding sequence ATGAAAAAAGTTATGCTTGTTTTTGCATCCCTATTTTTAGTTTGTATGGCGTCTAGCTACACTATTGCCAGTGAGCAATCACAATCTAGAAATATATTAATCATCAACGCATACCACTTTACTTATGAGTGGACTTTTGAACAAAATCAAGGCTTAATTGAGATCTTGAAGGATCAGTATCCAAATACCATCATTTATACTGAATTTTTAGATTGGAAAAGATTTCCAAATGCCTCACTTCTGGATGAAAGTCGTCAATTTCTTGAAAACAAATACAAAGATATACCTATTGATTTGATATTGACCACCGATGATATGGGACTGACTTTTGCTTTAGATCATCGCCGTGAATTGTTTCATGATGCTCCCATTGTCTTTAGCGGTATTATTAGGTCGTCAGCTAATGACATTCTTGGCGATTCTAAAAATGTCACCGGCGTCTATGAAGAGATGGATCCCATAGGTGCTCTTCGATTAATTGCCCGTTTACAACCTGAGGTTAGAAAAATTCATCTCATTCATGATTTAAGTGAAAGCGGACGCCGAACAGCGGATGCTTTTTATGATGCACTCAATTATTTCGATTCAGATTCCTACGAAATAAACGACCTATCTCATTTATCCTTTGATGAACTTCTTCTTGAAGTCTCTACTTTCGAAAAAGACAGTGCCATTATGATGATTTCTTATAATGGTTCTATTGATGGTTTAATAGAAACACCGGAATATTTTGGTCGATTAATTGCCTCTACGAGCAGTGTACCTGTCTACTCAATTGACGCATTTTTACTTGGCACCGGTATTACAGGAGGTACTTTTTTAAGTGGTCGATTACAAGGCCAAGAACTGGGCAAGCTAGCCATCCAAATTCTAAAGGGACAACATGCAGATGACTTGGCACATATAAAAGAAGCAACGGTTTATACCGCTGTCGACGAAGATCAATTACGCAGGTTTGATTTGGATAAGGATGTCCTTCCTGAAGATGTTGTGATTTTAAATGAGCAATCTTCTTTTTTTGAAACCTATTCAGAGTTGGTTCTAACTATTGAAATCATCCTTACTATCATGACACTCTTTATTTTCTTTCTGATTGTCGGCATTAGAAAATACCGATTGTCTGAGAAAAAGATTTTAAATCAAAAAAATGATCTTCAGATATTAAATGAGCAGCTGTCCTCTTCTGAAGAAGAACTTAAAGCTCAAAATAATGCTCTTTTGTCCTATCAATTGAATCTTGAACATGAAGCGTATCATGACCCAATGACTTCATTACCTAACCGTAATTTTTTGAACCAACATTTTAGTCAGATGGTACTCTCCTCAAATAATCAAACCCAGAAAACCGCTTTGGTTTTTGTGGATCTTGATAATTTTAAGTACATAAACAATACTTATGGCCACCCCTTTGGTGATCGCGTACTCAAGGTTATCGCCGTTCGACTTAAAGACTTTAAAGAAAGTACTTTTACAATAAGGCTAAATGGAGATGAGTTCATTCTTCTTATTCCAGTAACACTAGATGATACAGAAGCCTATTTGTTTCAAGTGATGAATAACCTCAAAAATCTATTTATACGACCGGTCCACATCGATGATCAGAACATTCGCTTAACCGCCAGCATCGGTTACAGTCTTTATCCTGATGATGGACAAGATTTAGATGAACTTTTGATTCAAGCAGATATGGCTATGTACCATGCGAAAAAGACCGGAAAATCCACTTACAGACATTATGAACCTCAAATGAGTGATAAAATGGAAAATGATTATATCTTAGTCTCACATTTGAGGAAAGCCTATGAAAATAAAGAATTGTCCTTGAACTTTCAACCACAGATTGATTCCAATACCCATAAAATTGTTGGTTTTGAAGCTTTGCTTAGATGGCATAGTCCTGAACTTGGCACCGTATCCCCACTGAAGATCATTCCCCTTGCTGAGTCTAGTGGTCTTATTCTACCTATTGGTCAATGTATACTAGAACAAGCCATCCGTTTTACCCTTGATATGTTAGATCATATGGAAGAGCCTTTCCTTGTTTCGGTAAATATATCTGTCATTCAACTTCTAGAAGCTTCTTTTGTGGATGATTTGATTGAGACACTCGCCTCTTTTGAACTTGAACCATCTTATCTTCAGTTAGAGATTACTGAATCCATACTTATTGAATCCTATGACATCATATTGGGTAAGCTTAAGAAGCTTAGAGCTCATGGTATTTCACTATCTCTAGATGATTTTGGTACTGGGTATTCCTCACTTAGTTATCTACAACAATTGCCCTTAACAGAGCTGAAAATTGACAAGAAGTTCATCGATGAAATAACACAACCAAATACAGATTATGTCCTAATTAACTCCATTATCATGTTGGCTCAAGCCCTCAATCTTAACGTAGTTGCTGAAGGCGTGGAAAAAGAATTTCAAGCTGAGTATTTGGAAGCAAAAGGCTGTCATGTTATACAAGGCTATTATTATGGTAAACCCATGACCGAGAAGGAAATCATTTTATATTGTCAAGATTTTTCCCTAGATAAAGTTATCACCCCAACGGAATAA
- a CDS encoding NUDIX hydrolase — protein MFKEQISSYAPVNEQERSDKKHIYHYIEQFPFNILHRENTLAHITSSGFIMNKDLTRILVIYHKIYQAWGWTGGHADGDENLLKIALKEAKEETGLKSIKPLSKQIMAMDILPVWGHMKQGRYVSAHLHLNAAYVLIADESEPLHANIEETDGAKWIDVSDIGLHSSEPELVYVYEKLIKAARAFDPKKEYTTGTKKEEKKGSAYDAIKNAAIPIAIHETKSAYYKAKLIKEIVVRGGGGIKGTSSSIIRQIMKHKKK, from the coding sequence ATGTTCAAAGAACAAATAAGCAGTTATGCACCAGTGAATGAACAGGAACGTAGCGATAAAAAGCATATCTATCATTATATCGAACAGTTTCCTTTTAATATTCTTCATAGAGAGAACACCCTAGCACACATCACAAGTTCAGGCTTTATCATGAATAAGGATTTAACAAGAATCTTAGTCATCTACCATAAGATTTATCAAGCTTGGGGATGGACCGGCGGTCATGCCGATGGGGATGAGAATTTGTTGAAGATTGCCTTAAAAGAGGCAAAAGAAGAAACTGGGCTAAAAAGCATTAAACCTTTATCGAAGCAGATTATGGCTATGGATATATTACCTGTTTGGGGACACATGAAACAAGGACGCTATGTCAGTGCCCATCTACATTTGAATGCGGCTTATGTCTTGATTGCCGATGAATCGGAACCGCTTCATGCGAATATAGAAGAAACGGATGGTGCTAAGTGGATCGATGTGAGTGATATTGGTCTCCATTCATCCGAACCGGAACTCGTCTATGTCTATGAAAAGTTAATAAAAGCGGCCAGGGCATTTGATCCTAAAAAAGAATATACAACCGGTACTAAAAAAGAAGAAAAAAAAGGCAGTGCATACGATGCAATTAAAAATGCTGCCATTCCAATTGCTATCCATGAGACAAAAAGTGCTTATTACAAAGCAAAGCTGATTAAAGAGATTGTCGTACGAGGTGGTGGGGGCATAAAAGGAACTTCAAGTAGTATCATTCGTCAGATTATGAAACATAAAAAGAAATAG
- a CDS encoding sensor histidine kinase has protein sequence MKKIGMKLWMGMMLLVVSMLILLWLFQVVFLENFYMTMQINKLESRGEEIVLNLQDQEGNLNDIQIMNMLEELEAFIYTYNTSLQIVDATGETIYQMDNNNDQPFTGMLRRQNTQILDHTLEGNKARSLFKHPRFNTDYLIMGLPIMSMDGNHVEGALLIMTTMAPVSDTAGIIKHQLIYITAILFLIAFGIAYMISYHLSQPIKKINKAAQEIAQGKWDIQMEKMGEDEIGQLAETIKDMAASLKQTDKLRKELIGNISHELRTPLSLIRGYAETIRDISGEEQEKREGHLEIIIDESERLGRLIDDILNLSQLEVDGVKMIPEPIDMKELLESIKNRFMDLAQKKAINLEVMLEDELVGFGDYKRIEQVMMNLVGNAFNHTPSDGYVFIKAQKIKDYINIEVINEGVKIRDEDIEHIWERYYKVNKTVGESSIGSGLGLAIVKNILLAHEVDFGVNSHDNGTTVFWFRLPSGNLGIKK, from the coding sequence ATGAAAAAAATAGGTATGAAACTTTGGATGGGTATGATGTTGTTGGTGGTCAGTATGCTTATACTCCTATGGCTTTTCCAAGTTGTTTTTCTTGAAAATTTTTATATGACCATGCAGATTAATAAATTGGAAAGCAGAGGTGAAGAAATTGTATTAAATCTGCAGGACCAAGAAGGTAATCTTAATGATATTCAAATTATGAATATGTTAGAGGAGCTTGAAGCCTTTATATACACGTATAATACCAGTTTGCAAATCGTTGATGCTACCGGAGAAACGATTTATCAGATGGACAACAATAACGATCAGCCGTTTACAGGAATGCTAAGGAGACAAAACACACAAATCTTAGATCATACTTTAGAAGGCAATAAAGCCAGAAGTCTTTTCAAACACCCTAGATTTAATACAGACTACCTTATAATGGGTTTACCTATTATGAGCATGGATGGAAATCATGTAGAAGGTGCTCTATTGATTATGACAACGATGGCACCTGTTTCAGATACAGCCGGTATTATCAAACATCAACTTATCTATATTACGGCGATTCTATTCTTGATTGCATTTGGTATAGCCTACATGATCTCCTACCATTTGAGTCAACCAATTAAAAAAATCAATAAAGCAGCCCAAGAAATAGCACAAGGGAAATGGGATATTCAAATGGAAAAAATGGGTGAAGATGAAATAGGTCAGTTGGCTGAAACCATAAAGGATATGGCTGCATCTCTAAAACAAACAGATAAATTGAGAAAGGAACTCATTGGGAATATATCACATGAACTTAGAACACCACTTAGTCTCATTCGCGGCTATGCAGAAACCATTCGAGATATTAGTGGGGAAGAACAAGAAAAAAGAGAAGGACACTTGGAAATAATCATCGATGAATCTGAAAGATTAGGACGCTTAATTGACGATATTCTAAATCTATCACAGTTAGAAGTGGATGGGGTCAAAATGATACCAGAACCTATAGATATGAAAGAACTCTTAGAGAGTATAAAAAATAGGTTTATGGATTTGGCACAAAAAAAAGCCATAAACCTTGAAGTCATGCTAGAAGATGAACTGGTTGGGTTTGGTGATTATAAGCGGATTGAACAGGTTATGATGAACCTTGTGGGCAATGCATTTAATCATACGCCTTCGGATGGTTATGTTTTTATAAAAGCTCAAAAGATAAAGGACTACATAAATATAGAAGTCATCAATGAAGGTGTTAAAATCAGAGATGAAGATATAGAACATATTTGGGAACGCTATTATAAAGTCAATAAAACTGTAGGCGAAAGTTCAATTGGTAGTGGCTTGGGGCTTGCTATTGTAAAAAACATTCTACTTGCACATGAGGTTGATTTTGGCGTAAACAGCCATGATAACGGTACAACTGTTTTTTGGTTCCGATTACCAAGTGGAAATCTTGGCATTAAAAAATGA
- a CDS encoding response regulator transcription factor, whose protein sequence is MEPIKVLIADDEKGIRNIIVEYLSQEGIEVIEAVDGVDALNQFKKHNIDLVILDVMMPKIEGWTVCKEIRKVSKIPIIMLTARGEEYDKLLGFELGIDDYVVKPFSPKELRARVKAHLARSHSLLDTIPKKNEVIFGELRIDMDARSVWLEDRYLQLTPKEYELLIFLAENPKKVFSREQLLTSVWGYDFFGDDRTVDTHIKTLREHLKTYRKWIVTVWRIGYKFDPEVER, encoded by the coding sequence ATGGAACCAATAAAAGTATTGATTGCAGACGATGAAAAAGGTATACGTAATATCATTGTAGAATATTTAAGTCAAGAAGGCATTGAGGTCATAGAAGCCGTTGATGGTGTAGATGCATTGAATCAATTCAAAAAGCATAATATAGATTTAGTAATATTAGATGTGATGATGCCCAAAATAGAAGGTTGGACTGTATGTAAAGAGATTAGAAAAGTCTCAAAGATACCTATCATTATGCTAACAGCTAGAGGTGAGGAATATGATAAATTATTAGGTTTTGAACTTGGTATTGATGATTATGTGGTCAAACCTTTTAGTCCCAAAGAACTAAGAGCCAGAGTCAAAGCCCATTTAGCAAGAAGTCATAGTTTATTAGACACGATACCAAAGAAGAATGAAGTGATTTTTGGTGAGCTTAGAATCGATATGGATGCAAGAAGCGTTTGGCTTGAAGATAGGTATCTGCAGTTAACACCTAAAGAATATGAACTACTCATATTTCTAGCGGAGAACCCCAAAAAGGTATTTAGTAGAGAACAATTATTAACCTCCGTATGGGGATATGATTTTTTTGGCGACGATAGAACGGTAGATACACATATAAAAACATTGCGAGAGCACTTGAAAACCTATAGAAAATGGATTGTAACGGTGTGGCGTATTGGATATAAATTCGATCCGGAGGTTGAACGATGA
- a CDS encoding sugar phosphate isomerase/epimerase family protein gives MKLSVFTVPYSSLSLEETLKKLSAIGVQAVELGAGGYPGNAHLNAKELLADDEKAQAVKALTRKYNIEIAAISCHGNPVHPDKTIAKDFHDQFIDAVLLAEKLGVQTVITFSGCPGDSEGSKYPNWVTCPWPDDFGTILDYQWNEVLIPYWKDTVEFAKQHNVHKIALEMHPGFCVYNPETLLRLRDAVGEVIGANFDPSHLFWQGINPVSAIKALKGAIYHFHAKDTKIDERNVGINGVLDNKNYGDVLGRSWVFRTVGYGHDQEIWNDMISMLKAVEYDGPISIEHEDALMSIDEGLSKAIEFLKEVIIFETPTSMWWA, from the coding sequence ATGAAATTAAGTGTTTTTACAGTACCTTATAGCAGTCTATCACTAGAAGAAACCCTGAAAAAACTAAGTGCCATAGGTGTACAAGCAGTTGAATTAGGCGCAGGTGGTTATCCTGGAAATGCTCATCTAAATGCAAAGGAGCTCTTAGCAGATGATGAGAAAGCGCAAGCTGTTAAGGCATTGACTAGAAAGTACAATATTGAGATTGCAGCCATATCTTGCCACGGGAATCCTGTTCATCCGGACAAGACCATTGCTAAAGACTTTCACGACCAATTTATCGATGCGGTCCTATTAGCAGAAAAACTAGGCGTACAAACAGTCATCACCTTCTCAGGTTGTCCCGGTGATAGTGAAGGGTCCAAATACCCGAATTGGGTTACCTGTCCATGGCCGGATGATTTTGGCACCATATTGGATTACCAATGGAATGAAGTGTTGATTCCTTATTGGAAAGATACAGTTGAATTTGCTAAACAGCATAATGTCCACAAGATAGCTCTTGAAATGCATCCGGGATTCTGTGTATACAATCCTGAAACCCTATTGCGTCTAAGAGATGCAGTTGGTGAAGTTATTGGTGCCAACTTTGACCCAAGTCACTTGTTCTGGCAAGGTATCAATCCTGTTAGTGCCATAAAAGCTCTAAAAGGTGCGATCTATCATTTTCATGCAAAAGACACCAAGATTGATGAAAGAAATGTAGGTATCAATGGTGTTTTAGATAATAAGAATTATGGTGATGTACTTGGCCGTTCATGGGTGTTTAGAACAGTTGGTTACGGACACGATCAGGAGATATGGAATGATATGATAAGCATGCTAAAGGCTGTAGAATATGATGGTCCTATAAGTATTGAACATGAGGATGCACTAATGTCCATAGATGAAGGTCTATCCAAAGCGATTGAGTTTCTAAAAGAAGTGATTATCTTTGAAACCCCTACAAGTATGTGGTGGGCTTAG
- a CDS encoding Gfo/Idh/MocA family protein produces the protein MNELKKIRIGIIGCGGIANNKHMPALLELDNVEMVAFCDIDEAKAQKAVKEFGVKGAKAYVDYKELLKDQSIQAVHICTPNKSHAEITVASLESDKHVMCEKPMAKTAKEARTMLEAARKTGKLLTIGYQNRYREDSQYLYKACQRGDLGEIYMAKAHAIRRRAVPTWGVFLNEEEQGGGPLIDIGTHALDLTLWTMDNYKVKSVKGSVYRKLADQTQTGNAWGDWDTKAYTVEDSAFGFITMENGATIFLESSWALNTLEVGEAQTTLCGTKAGADMKDGLRINKVDFNELTTVKPSLGGEGVAFYEGTAEEPEVTEAKTFYNAIINGTDLTVKPEEALVVTEILEAIYESAKTGKTIEF, from the coding sequence GTGAATGAATTGAAAAAAATAAGAATCGGAATTATAGGATGTGGCGGTATAGCCAATAATAAACATATGCCGGCGCTTCTAGAACTGGACAATGTGGAAATGGTGGCTTTTTGTGATATTGATGAAGCAAAAGCTCAAAAAGCGGTGAAAGAATTTGGTGTTAAAGGTGCAAAAGCTTATGTAGACTACAAAGAATTGTTAAAGGATCAGAGCATACAAGCCGTTCACATTTGTACCCCAAACAAATCTCATGCAGAGATTACCGTAGCTTCATTGGAGTCAGATAAGCATGTTATGTGTGAAAAACCTATGGCCAAAACCGCTAAAGAGGCAAGGACCATGTTGGAAGCAGCAAGGAAAACCGGAAAACTGCTTACTATAGGCTATCAGAATCGATATAGAGAAGACAGTCAGTATTTGTACAAAGCTTGTCAAAGAGGGGATCTTGGCGAGATTTATATGGCCAAAGCCCATGCGATCAGGAGACGTGCTGTGCCTACATGGGGAGTTTTCTTGAATGAAGAAGAACAAGGCGGTGGCCCGCTTATTGACATTGGCACCCACGCACTGGACTTAACACTTTGGACCATGGACAATTATAAAGTGAAGAGTGTTAAAGGCAGCGTTTATAGAAAACTAGCAGATCAAACACAAACAGGTAACGCTTGGGGTGATTGGGATACTAAGGCATATACTGTAGAAGATTCAGCTTTTGGGTTTATAACTATGGAAAATGGTGCAACTATATTCCTTGAATCCAGTTGGGCACTTAATACTTTAGAGGTTGGTGAAGCTCAAACCACCTTATGTGGCACCAAAGCCGGTGCAGATATGAAAGACGGACTTAGAATTAACAAAGTTGATTTCAACGAATTAACGACTGTAAAACCTAGTCTAGGTGGCGAGGGAGTTGCTTTTTACGAAGGTACCGCAGAGGAACCGGAAGTAACAGAAGCCAAAACCTTCTACAATGCCATAATAAATGGGACAGATCTTACAGTTAAACCGGAGGAAGCACTCGTTGTCACAGAGATCCTTGAAGCCATCTATGAATCAGCAAAAACAGGAAAAACTATTGAATTCTAG